Below is a window of Clostridia bacterium DNA.
ATAAGTGCTGTCGGGTGGGTGCTGTTGTGGATCGTTTTATATGCACTAAAAATAATAAAGTTTAAATAAGTTTATAGGTCTTTTTGCGTTGAATATCAGCTTGTTGTCGAAAGGTGAGATAGGATGGAAAAGGTAATTATCATTGGATGTCCGGGCAGTGGCAAAAGCACCTTTGGACGAAAGCTTAAAAGCATTACCGGCTTGCCGTTGTATCACTTAGACATGCTATTCTGGAACGAGGACAAAACGACTGTTCCGCGTGAGGTTTTTATCGGACGGTTGCAGGCGGTTATGCAAAAGCCTGCATGGATTATTGACGGCAATTATGGCAGTAGTATGGAAATGCGTATCAAAGAAAGTGATACGGTTTTCTTCTTGGATTATCCAACCGAAGTTTGTGTAGAGGGAATCGAGGCAAGAAAAGGAAAACCACGTTCGGATATGCCCTGGATGAATGATGACGGCACAGACAAAGACTTTATTGAATTTGTGAAAAAATACAATACAGAAAGCAGACCGGGCGTTTTAGAATTGCTGAAAAAGTATTCTGATAAGAATATCATAGTTTTCAAAAACAGAGCAGAGGCGGATAAATACTTATCCTTATTATAAAAAGTAGTGCCCATGTAACAAACAAACGGAGCGGAATTCTTATGAATTCCGCTCCGTTTTGTGTTTTTAAGATTAGAATAAATTTATAATGCCGACTGCGAAGATGGCAAGGATGATGATGGGAAGAACAAAGGTCATATAGGGACGCATCCAGGAAGCGACCTTTAAGCCTTTGCCTTCGTTGGCTTCTGCCATGAATTTTTTCCAGCCCCAGCCATAGCGGACGGTACAGAATACAACAAATATAAGCGAGCCTAAGGGCAAAATTACGTTGCTGACTGCAAAGTCCTCTAAATCCATGATGTTTTTGCCACCGATGTTTACATGGCTTAAAAGATTAAAGCCTAAGATGCAGGGAACGGACAAAAGAATCATTAAGGGAGCATTAATCAGGCAAGCCTTTTTACGGCTCCAGCCAAACTGATCCATACAACAAGCCAAAATGTTTTCAAACACCGCAAATACGGTCGAAAGAGCCGCAAAGGTTAAGAAAACAAAGAACAAGCTTCCCCAGAGTCTGCCTAAGGGCATGTTGTTAAAGATATTGGGCAGGGTGGTAAAGATTAAGCCGGGGCCTGATACTTTGCCTGCCTGCGCAGGATCTAACAGCATCTCTTCAACGCCCGGTACATAGGCAAACAGCGCCGGGATAATGATAAGACCCGATACAAACGCCACAAAGGTGTCTAAAACTGCAACATTTACGGCTTCGCCCATGAGTGCACGGTCTTTTTTCAGATAGCTTCCGAAAATTGCCATACTGCCCATACCAAGGCTTAAGGTGAAGAATGCCTGGTTCATGGCATTTACAACAACCTGACCGATGCCGACTTTTCGCATATTTTCAAAGTTGGGGGTCAGATAGAAACGCAAGCCGTCCGAAGCACCGTCTAAGAAAATGCTGTTGATGGCTAAGACAACCATAATGGCTAAAAGTGCTAACATCATGTATTTGGTGATGCGCTCTAAGCCCTTTTGCAGGCTGAACGAGCAAACGGTAAAGCCGATAATAACCACAATAGCCATGTAAATGATCTGGGCAACCGGGTTGGCAACCGTCTGGTCAAAGGCAGCTGAAATGCCTTCAACGGTCATGCCCTCGAATACACCGCGGGCGGTATCCACAAAGAACTGGAGCATCCACGCGGAAACGGTGGTGTAAAACATCATTAAAAGATAGTTACCAATCATACACACATAGCCGTGGATGTGCCATTTAGAGCCTGCAGGCTCTAACCGCTGATACAGCTTAACAGGGCTTTTTTGTGCGGCTCTGCCCATGGCAAATTCCATGGTTAAAACCGGAACACCCATAATCAACAGGAAAAACAGATAAATCAGTACAAACGCACCGCCACCGCTCTGACCTGCCATGTAAGGGAACTTCCACACGTTGCCGATGCCGATGGCACAGCCGGCGGAAAGCAGAATGAAGCCCAAACGGCTTCCTAAGGTTTCTCTTTGCATAAAATCTTCTCCTCATAAAATTTATAGTTATAGTATATCATCTATTACAGCAAAAATCAAGTGTAAAAAAAGCGCTGAGTGGAAACTCAACGCTTTTTGGATTTTATGAAGGATAATTTGGTTTCGGAAAGAATAACCGAAAGGAATATCAGGATAAAGCCAAAGGTCATGGCAAGGGTTAAATTTTCTTCGCCGCAAAGCAGGGAAATCAAAACCCCGAACACCGCTTCTAAGCTTAAAAGAATGGAGGCGGAGGTTGCATCCGCATATTTTAAGCCGATGTTTTGCAAGAGCATTGCTGCTGCGGTGGGGAATGCACCCAGATACAAAATGCCCCATATTGCAGAGGCAGGTACTTCAGCAGGAAATTCTGCGGTAAAGAGCGCCACAATCCAGGATAAAACCGCCGAAACTGCAAACTGCAGAATGGTTAAAAGCACCGGGTCTTTTCCCTTGGAGAAAAAGGCGATGCCCACAATATGTATGGCGTAAAAGACGGCACCGATTAATGTGAACGAATCCCCAAAGCTGATGGAAAAACCTTCGGTTAAGGATACAAACCCGATACCTGCTATGCACAGGAGTGCTGCAATCATATTATATATATCGGGTCTTTTTTTAGAGAATATCCACATCATAAAGGGAACCATCACGCAATATGCCGCAGTTAAAAAGGCGTTTTTGCCCGGCGTGGTGTCGGTAAGACCTAAGGTCTGGGTAAAATAGGCTAAAAACAACATAACCCCTAATGTACCGCCCTTTATAAAGTAGTCTTTGTTCAATAGTTTTAGTTTCTTTACAAAAATCATGCACAAAATGAGTGTGCCGATGGTAAAGCGGATGCCCAAAAGCACAGACGGGTCAAAAACACCCACCGAGTCCTTCATAATTACGAAGGATGTGCCCCAGATAAGTGCCGCCACAAATAAGGCGAGCTTTGCCAAAAGTGATATTTTTTTGTTTTGCATGCTGTTAAACTTCCTTTTATTGATTGTTCTGAACCGTTTCCCGACGGTATTGCCCCGGGGTCAGTTCCATTTTGGCTTTGAACATTTTATAAAAATGCTTTTTGTCGCCATAGCCGACCGCGTGACAGATTTCTTCAATGGAAAGCTCTGTGTTTTCCAACAGTTTTACTGCTTCCATGATGCGCTTTTCAGCGATATATTCGGTTAAGGTCTTGCCGTAAAGCTCCTTGAAAATCCGGCTGAAGTAGGACGGATTGTAAAACGACTTTTCTGCCAGCTCTTCCAAGGATAAGGGCTTGCGGTAGTTTTCTTCTATGTACTGTAAGATTTCGGGCATGATTTTTTGCAGCTGTCTGTCAAACATATACATCTGCTTTTTGCGGATTTCACGCAAAAACTTTGTAATCAGCACGGTAAAATACCCTGTCAGTACTAAATTCTTGCCCGGGGTGTTTTGGTTGCATTCGTTTTGCATGGCGTTTAAAAGACTTTCGATTTCAATCAGGTCAGCCCCTTGAAAAGATACGCAGGGGGCGATGTTTGAAATCTCAGCAGAAAATTCCCGGCAAAGGGATAACGCCAGAAGGTCTGTGGGTTGGTCCGAGAGCAACTTGTTGTAAATCAACTCGGGACGCACATAAATGTCGTAGGCGGACACCTCTTCGTTGGAGGAAAAGGCATGGGTCTCGCCGGGACCGATGTAAATCAGGTCGCCTTTCTGTACTTCAAAAGGTACGCCGTCAACGTATTGGGTGTAGTTGCCTGACAAAATATACACAAACTCCACAAAATCATGCTTATGCTCTTTAAAATGCACCTTGCGGACGGTTTGGCTTACCTGGATGTCACAATCGGCAGGCAACAAATCTTTGGATTTAAATTCAATCATTTCTGTAATACCTTTTCAATTTCTACAATATAAAGCTTGTGGTAGTTTTTATCCCCGTAGCACTTTTCGTCCATTTCAGGGTGTATAAAGCCCTCTGCGTTTAGCATTTGCGCATAATGCTTTTTGCAGAGCAGAACGGTATCGGCTTCGGCAAAGTAGGGGGCTGACTGTTCTTTGGATACGGTAAATCCGCACTTTTCGATTTTATTTTCATCCCGACCCGAGACAGAACCGCAGTATTGTAAATCCTTGCGGTAGGCTTCGGGCAGGAAGTTTAGGCTTAAAGCTTCGCTTTGTTCTAAAAAGGAATAAGTGTGACGGGTGGGGCGCACAAAAATAAATGCCACCGGCTTGTTCCACATAATGCCTACACCGCCCCAGCTGGCGGTCATGGTGTTGATTTCATCGCCTTTTTGTGCCGTAATCAGCATCCAGGTTTTGCCAATCATGTGAAATGGATTTTGCGTTAAAGCCTCGGGAGAAATTTCTTTAAATTTATTTTGCATAAGGACACTCCTTCTGTTTGATTGTTATATCATTATTATATTAACAGATTCGGCGGAAAGTGTCAAATGTTTTAAAACCATTTTTTTGCAAATTTTAAATTTGTCAACTTTATGTAACAAATTATGGTAAACCACTTTTTTGTCAAATCGTGGAAAAAACCACTAAACAAGCGGTAAAAAAATAAAAAAAATATTTAATTTTCGCGGATAACTCGGCAAGTTTTTTGCGGATAACGTGGATAACTCGCGGAAAACGCGGATATTTCAAGGTTTTTCAGGTGGATAACTCAAACCACAACATTTACAAAATAATATATTATGTAAACCAACAGAAAAAACTCAAAAAAATAAAAACGCTGTATAAAAATAACAGCGTTTTTATGGTAAAAAGGTCTTTAAAATTCAGATTAACCACAGATTTCTCTTAAGCGTTTTAAGGCGTCTAAGAAGGCAACCTGCTTGTTTTCATATACATAGGGGTTGTCGTATTTGCGGTTGGTTAAGTTTGCTAAGCCCTCAAAGGTCATCAAATGCGGTTCAAGGGATACAAAGGTCGGTTTTTTATGCATAGCAAGAATCTCTGCGATTTTTGCTTCACCGCAGCCGGGCGGTACGATGGCACCGCTTGCGGTTGCATCCTTGATGTGGAAGTATTCGGTGTAAGGTCCGATTTCTTCATAAGCTTTTAAGGGGTCACAGCCACAAAGTACAAAGTTACCCATGTCAAAAACAGCCTTGAGTCTGCCGTTGAAGGTTTTGAGCAAATCTACGCAGTTTTCAATGTTTTCACCGTACACATCATGCTCATTTTCGTGGCAGAAGGTCATGTTGAAGCTATCTGCAATGTCTAACATTCTGCCCACGTTTTCGATAGACTCGTTTCTGCATTCCTTTAATGTTTTGCCCTCGTGGGGGTAGAAGCTGAACACACGCACTTTGTCGGTGTCGAGGATGCCTGCGATTTCGCACACATGCTTTGTTTTTTCCATGTGGGCATCTAAGTCGTCAGAAAGCTTTACCTTTCCCAAAGGCGAGCCAATGGCAGATACCTTTATGTTGTAGCTGTCCATCTTGCGCTTGATTTCTTTAGCTTGTTCTATGGTGCAGTCAGCAAGGTTTAAGCCCATTGCCACAGAACGAGGCTCGAAATACTCTAAGCCCTGCTCGTGCATCATGGCAAGCTGACCGTCTATATCTTTATCAAATTCGTCTGCAAAGCCGGATAAAATATATTTATTCATAATTATAAGTCTCCTATACGATTTACAGTTTCCGTTTTACCGCTTTCCAAAGAACGAGCGATGGCATTCAGAATAAATACCGGAGCGAAGAAATCTTCGTAGCTCTGTCGGGATTGCTTGTTTTTAAGCAGGTCATAATATTCCTGATATTCCTTTGTAAAGCAAGTATCCAGAGCAAAATGATTACCCACGTGATTGAACATACCGCCTACTGCTGCATAATATATCCAACTGTCTGTAGTAAGCTGGCAGTTGATGTCATACGCATCGTAATGCACCGTGCAGGTTACATGGTCGTTGGTCTTAAATGCGTGTACGCAGTTGGGGTAGTTGCCGAAAATTTCGGTCATAATCTGAACGGCATGCTGAGAATAGAAGAAAAAGCCACCGTAAGGATTGTTGGGATTTAAAGGCGCGCGTACGAAACCACCGATGGTTTTGCCGTAGGTTTCGTTTAAAACAGCCTGCTTCATTGCCTGTACGTGACCTTCCAGAGGTACGCAGGAACCGCCCGAGATAGGCACATTGTTTTCTTTCAGTTCTGCCATAAAGTTTTTGGCATCCTGTTCGGAAACGGTAATGGGCTTGTCAATAAACATCGGAATACCGCTTTTAATATACGGTTTTGCATATTTATAATG
It encodes the following:
- a CDS encoding adenylate kinase — encoded protein: MEKVIIIGCPGSGKSTFGRKLKSITGLPLYHLDMLFWNEDKTTVPREVFIGRLQAVMQKPAWIIDGNYGSSMEMRIKESDTVFFLDYPTEVCVEGIEARKGKPRSDMPWMNDDGTDKDFIEFVKKYNTESRPGVLELLKKYSDKNIIVFKNRAEADKYLSLL
- a CDS encoding flavin reductase family protein, whose translation is MQNKFKEISPEALTQNPFHMIGKTWMLITAQKGDEINTMTASWGGVGIMWNKPVAFIFVRPTRHTYSFLEQSEALSLNFLPEAYRKDLQYCGSVSGRDENKIEKCGFTVSKEQSAPYFAEADTVLLCKKHYAQMLNAEGFIHPEMDEKCYGDKNYHKLYIVEIEKVLQK
- a CDS encoding sodium-dependent transporter, which encodes MQRETLGSRLGFILLSAGCAIGIGNVWKFPYMAGQSGGGAFVLIYLFFLLIMGVPVLTMEFAMGRAAQKSPVKLYQRLEPAGSKWHIHGYVCMIGNYLLMMFYTTVSAWMLQFFVDTARGVFEGMTVEGISAAFDQTVANPVAQIIYMAIVVIIGFTVCSFSLQKGLERITKYMMLALLAIMVVLAINSIFLDGASDGLRFYLTPNFENMRKVGIGQVVVNAMNQAFFTLSLGMGSMAIFGSYLKKDRALMGEAVNVAVLDTFVAFVSGLIIIPALFAYVPGVEEMLLDPAQAGKVSGPGLIFTTLPNIFNNMPLGRLWGSLFFVFLTFAALSTVFAVFENILACCMDQFGWSRKKACLINAPLMILLSVPCILGFNLLSHVNIGGKNIMDLEDFAVSNVILPLGSLIFVVFCTVRYGWGWKKFMAEANEGKGLKVASWMRPYMTFVLPIIILAIFAVGIINLF
- a CDS encoding Gfo/Idh/MocA family oxidoreductase, translated to MYKIAILGCENSHANGFLNFFKDKDDVECIGVYSDDLEAAKKLNEQFNVPVMENYDEAVGKVDGIIITARHGDNHYKYAKPYIKSGIPMFIDKPITVSEQDAKNFMAELKENNVPISGGSCVPLEGHVQAMKQAVLNETYGKTIGGFVRAPLNPNNPYGGFFFYSQHAVQIMTEIFGNYPNCVHAFKTNDHVTCTVHYDAYDINCQLTTDSWIYYAAVGGMFNHVGNHFALDTCFTKEYQEYYDLLKNKQSRQSYEDFFAPVFILNAIARSLESGKTETVNRIGDL
- a CDS encoding AraC family transcriptional regulator, whose protein sequence is MIEFKSKDLLPADCDIQVSQTVRKVHFKEHKHDFVEFVYILSGNYTQYVDGVPFEVQKGDLIYIGPGETHAFSSNEEVSAYDIYVRPELIYNKLLSDQPTDLLALSLCREFSAEISNIAPCVSFQGADLIEIESLLNAMQNECNQNTPGKNLVLTGYFTVLITKFLREIRKKQMYMFDRQLQKIMPEILQYIEENYRKPLSLEELAEKSFYNPSYFSRIFKELYGKTLTEYIAEKRIMEAVKLLENTELSIEEICHAVGYGDKKHFYKMFKAKMELTPGQYRRETVQNNQ
- a CDS encoding DMT family transporter, with amino-acid sequence MQNKKISLLAKLALFVAALIWGTSFVIMKDSVGVFDPSVLLGIRFTIGTLILCMIFVKKLKLLNKDYFIKGGTLGVMLFLAYFTQTLGLTDTTPGKNAFLTAAYCVMVPFMMWIFSKKRPDIYNMIAALLCIAGIGFVSLTEGFSISFGDSFTLIGAVFYAIHIVGIAFFSKGKDPVLLTILQFAVSAVLSWIVALFTAEFPAEVPASAIWGILYLGAFPTAAAMLLQNIGLKYADATSASILLSLEAVFGVLISLLCGEENLTLAMTFGFILIFLSVILSETKLSFIKSKKR
- a CDS encoding sugar phosphate isomerase/epimerase, with translation MNKYILSGFADEFDKDIDGQLAMMHEQGLEYFEPRSVAMGLNLADCTIEQAKEIKRKMDSYNIKVSAIGSPLGKVKLSDDLDAHMEKTKHVCEIAGILDTDKVRVFSFYPHEGKTLKECRNESIENVGRMLDIADSFNMTFCHENEHDVYGENIENCVDLLKTFNGRLKAVFDMGNFVLCGCDPLKAYEEIGPYTEYFHIKDATASGAIVPPGCGEAKIAEILAMHKKPTFVSLEPHLMTFEGLANLTNRKYDNPYVYENKQVAFLDALKRLREICG